One stretch of Daphnia pulicaria isolate SC F1-1A chromosome 8, SC_F0-13Bv2, whole genome shotgun sequence DNA includes these proteins:
- the LOC124310867 gene encoding cilia- and flagella-associated protein 57-like: MHLEFAASPLRLLAPCTGSVALLDNHQMIYISGRVVVMYNWMNQTQTFLPPRNSTMATAAFALSPDSQVMATLEVGPKSNLVVYEMMPTRRRKAIPIHIASHHHEEPVALAFSADGKLLATLLPEQPPKDHNHATELPLSSTLNLTNTTTHHQNSYSITVYLWRTGKTLASISLGSASLPSINPQLSFNPMDVHSLVVVYGGSLRFYRLTPDGMESGMKPKLAGHFITCHSWISTSRIALGTKTGQILIIEESDIVTQIPLDANDPRAGRVHHHDRADSAKRDADAEQQMISAVCPLGLNQICHLTGHSLLTVSEARDSKGTVYNTAAVLSPGELNSADSSTTDLSIEIGRSSFVNDITCSLMDKGRCSLTALARHGKKFIAVALRGQIWFAELSHHPSSESDPAKMENIISLAHSGEIRSLSTAVWRPYAVSVGQDRFLFLWNVAAEQIQFSKLLDEDILSASLHPMGHYVAITTSDSLQVFSVLVDRFHLVREVILAGCRKLAFNSGGNYIAVTRGSTLQLINFITFETSSPLMAHKGDINQIVWSEDGQRIYSCGADGLLCVWDSTSHEVLMQVKPNGINLIDLAVLSNGHLIVASVDGEVVEVAEDGQVVCRLRAAELSATSLYYLSREQIILVGTRMGGLRAYKYPINSRSDYQEHFTQYGAITQISETTLGLDGQMLMSCCEDGSICLWRLGDENAKATQHLPSSSRMRLEESELNLECLVLRADWDDRGKKLDNLIRQLEEVKRQAELQVKAVEQECSQKTYAAESRHNDQFDRAIDKIQELEKKLAQQVEQSHQQMMQLRLDGDNERRRLEEAHHSKLASEYRHHQSLESTIEQLKIEHIKEMDLMEGRLTVERNQREARLREEFDASLRTSEDEKAQLKKKVAGLEAALKLATEKFESDQKSFQTRHEMQLSAEKQVNLKLRGETAILKKSVNGLQKEVESLRLNSLGQQSEATRLTTCLTSVRHETKELQEELERRDNIIKTKDEKLQKLVQQMQQHDKTQIELKQQLADVKKKLLESQTEIVKLHCKLQEAVTGSKSAQAEIEQLRRSGEQMQGKAKSQLGELQSLRQKFQCQQGRLQEILVCLDVGMSYLHDARQLKDYFAAIHDVYCDKEQFGSSSHRSSSSSANPSSSECNLLKKVESLENTIASLRHQLSETIKLSEIKQEKLRKDNNLLLSELENTRKKISTIHEKEANVS; the protein is encoded by the exons ATGCATCTCGAGTTTGCAGCCAGCCCTTTGCGGCTATTGGCTCCTTGCACGGGATCCGTGGCGCTGTTGGACAACCATCAGATGATTTACATATCAGGGCGAGTTGTCGTCATGTATAACTGGATGAATCAAACACAGACGTTCTTGCCTCCGCGCAACAGTACCATGGCCACGGCAGCTTTCGCACTCAGCCCCGACTC TCAGGTGATGGCCACTCTGGAAGTAGGACCGAAGAGTAACCTAGTGGTTTACGAGATGATGCCCACTCGCCGACGGAAAGCCATTCCGATCCACATCGCATCGCATCATCACGAAGAGCCCGTGGCTTTGGCATTTTCCGCCGATGGCAAACTATTGGCCACTCTCCTGCCTGAGCAACCCCCAAAGGATCACAATCATGCAACTGAATTGCCTCTATCTTCCACCCTAAACCTCACCAACACCACTACCCATCACCAGAACAGCTACTCCATCACGGTCTACCTGTGGCGTACGGGCAAAACTCTTGCTTCCATCAGCCTCGGATCGGCCAGCCTTCCTTCAATTAACCCACAA TTATCGTTCAATCCTATGGACGTGCATTCGTTGGTGGTGGTCTACGGTGGATCGCTACGTTTCTACCGGCTCACTCCCGAcg GAATGGAAAGTGGAATGAAACCCAAGTTGGCTGGACATTTTATTACTTGCCATTCTTGGATTTCTACTTCACGAATAGCTTTGGGTACCAAGACTGGACAAATTCTGATTATTGAAGAGTCAGACATTGTGACGCAGATTCCGCTAGATGCCAACGATCCTCGAGCTGGGCGCGTTCATCATCACGACAG AGCGGATAGCGCTAAAAGGGATGCAGATGCTGAACAGCAAATGATTAGCGCTGTGTGCCCACTTGGTTTGAATCAAATTTGCCATTTGACTGGACATAGTCTATTGACTGTCAGTGAAGCACGGGATAGCAAGGGAACAGTTTATAACACTGCTGCCGTTCTCTCACCTGGCGAGCTGAATTCAGCCGATTCCTCAACGACGGATCTCTCCATCGAAATTGGACGTAGCTCATTCGTGAATGATATTACCTGTAGCCTTATGGATAAGGGAAGGTGTTCGTTAACTGCTCTAGCACGTCACGGAAAAAAGTTTATCGCTGTCGCTTTGCGAGGGCAAATATGGTTCGCCGAATTGAGTCACCATCCATCATCCGAG agtGACCCAGCCAAAATGGAGAACATTATCAGCTTAGCGCATAGCGGAGAAATTAGGTCGTTGTCGACGGCTGTCTGGCGTCCATATGCAGTGTCTGTGGGCCAGGAtcgatttctctttttgtggAATGTGGCAGCAGAACAGATCCAGTTTAGTAAACTTCTGGATGAAGACATACTTTCAGCGAGTCTACATCCAATGGGGCATTATGTTGCAATCACAACATCCGACTCGCTCCAGGTCTTCTCCGTCTTAGTAGACCGCTTTCATTTAGTGCGCGAAGTTATCTTGGCTGGATGTCGTAAACTAGCCTTCAACTCTGGTGGAAATTATATAGCCGTCACTCGCGGTTCGACGTTGCAACTGATCAATTTCATCACATTCGAGACGTCTTCGCCACTAATGGCTCACAAAGGAGAC atcAATCAAATTGTCTGGAGTGAAGATGGCCAGCGAATTTACTCTTGCGGAGCAGACGGTCTACTCTGCGTATGGGACTCGACGAGTCACGAAGTGCTGATGCAGGTGAAACCAAACGGAATCAATCTAATCGACCTGGCTGTCCTTTCCAATGGCCATCTTATTGTTGCCTCTGTCGACGGCGAAGTCGTTGAAGTCGCCGAAGATGGGCAG GTAGTGTGTCGCCTTCGTGCTGCAGAACTTTCAGCCACTTCCCTTTATTACTTGTCTCGAGAACAAATTATCCTCGTTGGAACACGGATGGGAGGTTTGCGAGCCTACAAGTATCCAATCAACAGTCGCTCAGATTATCAAGAACACTTCACTCAATATGGAGCCATTACACAG ATTTCAGAAACAACTTTGGGACTTGATGGCCAAATGTTGATGAGTTGCTGTGAGGATGGCTCGATTTGCTTGTGGCGACTGGGTGACGAAAACGCCAAGGCGACTCAGCATCTACCCTCTTCTAGCCGGATGAGGCTAGAGGAGAGCGAGCTCAACCTCGAGTGCCTAGTGTTGCGCGCCGATTGGGATGACCGCGGCAAAAAGTTGGACAATCTCATCCGTCAGCTTGAAGAAGTCAAGCGTCAGGCCGAGTTACAGGTCAAAGCTGTTGAACAAGAATGCAGCCAGAAAACGTATGCGGCCGAAAGTCGACACAACGATCAATTTGATCGCGCTATTGACAAAATCCAG GAACTGGAAAAGAAGTTAGCTCAGCAAGTGGAGCAGAGTCATCAGCAAATGATGCAACTGCGACTAGATGGAGATAATGAACGACGGCGACTTGAAGAGGCCCATCACAGCAAATTGGCTTCCGAGTATCGCCACCACCAATCTCTTGAATCCACAATCGAGCAATTGAAAATCGAGCACATCAA AGAAATGGATTTGATGGAAGGCCGTTTGACGGTAGAACGAAACCAACGTGAAGCACGCCTGCGCGAGGAATTTGATGCAAGTCTTAGGACATCTGAAGACGAAAAGGCTCagctaaaaaagaaagtgGCTGGCTTGGAAGCGGCGCTGAAGTTGGCGACGGAAAAGTTTGAATCAGATCAAAAGTCCTTCCAAACAAGGCATGAGATGCAACTGAGTGCCGAAAAACAAGTTAATCTCAAGCTGAGAGGAGAAACAGCCATTCTGAAGAAATCTGTCAATGg ATTGCAGAAAGAGGTGGAGAGTCTTAGACTGAATTCACTTGGTCAACAATCTGAAGCTACGCGCTTAACAACGTGTTTGACTTCGGTCCGTCACGAAACAAAAGAGCTTCAAGAAGAACTAGAACGCAGAGATAATATTATCAAAACAAaa GATGAAAAGTTGCAAAAACTGGTCCAGCAAATGCAACAACATGACAAAACGCAAATCGAATTAAAACAGCAGTTAGCGgatgtaaagaaaaaacttttggagaGCCAAACGGAAATCGTTAAACTTCACTGTAAATTGCAAGAG GCGGTTACTGGTTCCAAATCAGCTCAGGCTGAAATTGAGCAGCTAAGAAGAAGCGGAGAACAAATGCAGGGCAAAG CCAAAAGTCAACTAGGTGAACTACAGAGTTTACGTCAAAAGTTTCAGTGTCAACAAGGTCGCCTACAAGAAATTTTGGTTTGTCTCGACGTTGGAATGAGCTACCTGCACGACGCTCGACAATTGAAGGATTATTTTGcg GCAATTCACGATGTCTACTGCGACAAGGAACAATTCGGCAGCTCATCCCATCGTAGTTCATCTTCGTCGGCGAACCCATCATCTAGCGAGTGTAATTTACTCAAAAAAGTTGAGTCGCTAGAGAATACGATTGCCTCGCTTCGTCACCAGTTGTCCGAAACCATTAAACTAAGCGAGATAAAACAGGAGAAACTACGAAAG GATAACAACCTTCTGCTGAGTGAGTTGGAGAACActaggaaaaaaatttctactaTACATGAAAAAGAAGCAAATGTGTCATAA
- the LOC124311226 gene encoding allantoicase-like — MNEKPDEKSESLKKDDTRVPPVQDFLSKPDLTACKNGGKILFATDDGFAVAENLLKETKPEWREGVYTDYGKWMDGWESRRKRVAGHDWCIIKLGIPGCIHGFDVDTSYFVGNYPPKMSIQAAVLPLEQEEKLPVRRSHIGNQAYLDEMVTVNAMHSELWEELVPMSELKPGSPETCHNYFNSLNIKDRFTHIRFNLYPDGGVARLHVYGTPKFDWTTVPASERVDLVALANGGECMGFSDAHFGNPKNLISPGRGTGMYDGWETARRLDRPSILEEDVNGHLLVTGKEWACFRLGHSGIVTAVEVDTHHFKCNFPDYCLLEGCYAPPGEEEKIMKMEGEPWKTILSNQKLLPNKPHYFSGASIIHPHGTVNLIRLIMAPDGGISRLRVWGHIRSYNNDGTVGY; from the exons ATGAATGAAAAGCCCGATGAAAAATCTGAATCTTTGAAGAAAGATGACACTCGTGTGCCTCCCGTGCAGGATTTTCTTTCCAAACCTGATTTGACCGCTTGTAAG AATGGTGGGAAAATATTGTTTGCCACTGATGATGGATTTGCAGTAGCAGAAAATTTGTTGaag GAAACAAAACCAGAATGGCGTGAAGGAGTCTATACAG ATTATGGgaaatggatggatggatgggaaTCGAGACGTAAAAGAGTTGCTG GACATGACTGGTGCATCATCAAACTAG GTATTCCTGGTTGTATCCATGGATTTGATGTGGATACTTCTTACTTTGTTGGAAATTATCCTCCAAAGATGTCGATCCAGGCTGCTGTTTTGCCACTTGAAC aagaagaaaagttaccGGTGCGACGATCCCATATAGGAAATCAAGCTTACTTGGATGAAATGGTAACAGTTAATGCCATGCATTCAGAG CTCTGGGAAGAACTTGTCCCCATGTCAGAACTTAAACCCGGTTCTCCCGAGACGTGCCACAATTATTTCAATTCGTTGAATATTAAAGACAGGTTCACTCATATTCGCTTCAACTTGTACCCTGACGGAGGTGTTGCCCGCCTTCATGTTTATGGAACACCAAAGTTTGATTGGACTACTGTTCCTGCGTCTGAA AGAGTGGATTTGGTTGCGTTAGCTAATGGTGGTGAGTGCATGGGATTTAGTGATGCTCATTTTGGGAATCCCAAGAATCTTATAAGCCCTGGACGAGGTACCGGCATGTATGACGGATG GGAAACCGCCAGACGGTTGGATAGACCTTCCATCCTTGAag AGGACGTGAATGGTCATTTGCTTGTTACTGGGAAAGAGTGGGCTTGCTTTCGCCTTGGCCATTCGGGTATCGTCACTGCTGTTGAGGTTGATACTCATCATTTTAAGTGCAACTTTCCTGATTATTGCCTTTTGGAGGGTTGCTATGCTCCACCCggcgaagaggaaaaaattatgaaaatggaAGGGGAACCTTGGAAGACAATACTTTCCAATCAAAAACTCTTGCCAAATAAACCCCACTATTTTTCAGGAGCCTCTATAATTCACCCTCACGGCACTGTCAATCTTATTCGACTTATTATGGCCCCGGATGGAGGCATAAGTCGACTGCGGGTTTGGGGACATATCCGCTCATATAATAATGACGGAACTGTTGGGTACTAA